In Haliaeetus albicilla chromosome 12, bHalAlb1.1, whole genome shotgun sequence, a genomic segment contains:
- the CALML4 gene encoding calmodulin-like protein 4 isoform X2, with the protein MAVMRCLGASPTPGEVQRHLHFHKIDRNAELDFSTFLNIMYRQMKQEEPEKEILTALSMIDRQKRGVISVSELRAKLTRLGEKLSEEEVDDLLKDAKVGPNGTIKYEEFVRIICLPTVDY; encoded by the exons ATGGCAGTGATGCGGTGCCTGGGAGCCAGCCCGACGCCAGGAGAGGTGCAGAGACACCTGCACTTCCACAAGATTG acagaaatgcagagctgGATTTCTCCACTTTCCTGAATATAATGTACAGGCAAATGAAGCAAGAGGAACCTGAGAAGGAAATCCTCACGGCCTTGTCCATGATAGACAGGCAGAAAAGAGGCGTTATCTCAGTTTCGGAGCTGAGAGCCAAACTTACAAGACTAGGAGAAAAGCTTTCCGAGGAAGAAG TTGATGACCTGCTAAAAGATGCCAAAGTTGGACCAAATGGAACaataaaatatgaagaattTGTCCGCATCATTTGTCTTCCTACAGTTGACTACTAA
- the CALML4 gene encoding calmodulin-like protein 4 isoform X1 — protein MAKFLSQDQINEFKECFSLYDKKQKGKIKASDLMAVMRCLGASPTPGEVQRHLHFHKIDRNAELDFSTFLNIMYRQMKQEEPEKEILTALSMIDRQKRGVISVSELRAKLTRLGEKLSEEEVDDLLKDAKVGPNGTIKYEEFVRIICLPTVDY, from the exons ATG GCAAAATTTCTGTCCCAGGATCAAATTAATG AGTTCAAGGAATGTTTTTCCCTGTAcgacaagaaacaaaaaggcaagATAAAAGCCTCTGACCTGATGGCAGTGATGCGGTGCCTGGGAGCCAGCCCGACGCCAGGAGAGGTGCAGAGACACCTGCACTTCCACAAGATTG acagaaatgcagagctgGATTTCTCCACTTTCCTGAATATAATGTACAGGCAAATGAAGCAAGAGGAACCTGAGAAGGAAATCCTCACGGCCTTGTCCATGATAGACAGGCAGAAAAGAGGCGTTATCTCAGTTTCGGAGCTGAGAGCCAAACTTACAAGACTAGGAGAAAAGCTTTCCGAGGAAGAAG TTGATGACCTGCTAAAAGATGCCAAAGTTGGACCAAATGGAACaataaaatatgaagaattTGTCCGCATCATTTGTCTTCCTACAGTTGACTACTAA